The stretch of DNA GCTCGCCAGCCGCGCGCAGATCCCGTCGAGCACGGCATCGCAATACTCCTTGAGCCTGCCCAGCGTGGGCAGCGCCAGCGCCCAGCGCGCGTCGTGCGCCACCGTGTTCGAGTTGAACCAGGCATCGGCCTGCGCCAGCAGCGAAGGCCCGCGCGCCGCGCCGGTCGCGCTGCTGGGCGCCGCGCGCAGCACGAACCATTCGGCGAACCAGGCCAGGTGGCCCAGCTCCCACAGCGGCGGATTCAGGATCGCCAGGCGCGGCACCCGCGCGCTCTCGTGGTAACCGGCGCCGGCCAGCGCATCGAAGCAGGCAAGCGTGCGCCGGCGCGCATCGCGCAGGGCCCCGTCCAGGCCGCGCGGATCCATGCTGCGGAAGGATGCGTGCACGTCGTTCATGCAGGCATTGTACGGGCCTTATCGGCGCAAGACCATCACCCCGTCTGCGCATCGGCCGGCATGCGCCGGGTCCGGGTCGCGCCGGCATCCGCACCGCGCCTGCGGGCCAACACCGTGTCCATCGCCCAGCTTCCGGCCTCGTGCAGCTCCCAGGCGCCCTCGCCCTTCAGGCACAGCACATGGGTGTGATGGCGCAGCACCGCGGCGCGGTGGGCGATGCTCACCAGAGTCGCGCCGCTGCTGCGCAGGCGCGCGTACAGGGAAGCTTCGTTGGCGGCATCGAGGGCGCTGGTGGCCTCGTCCAGGATGACGATTTTCGGCCGGTGCACCAGCACCCGGGCGAAGGCCAGGCGCTGCTGCTCGCCGACCGACAGCAGCTTTTCCCAGTCGTGCACGGCGTCCAGGCCGCCCACCCGCTCGGCCAGGCGCGGCAGCTGGACCTCGCGCAGGATGTCCAGCAACTGAGCGTCGCTCAGGTCCGCGTGCGCGCTGGGATAGAGGAGCTGGCTGCGCAGCGTGCCCGACTGCAGGTAGGGCTGCTGCGGCAGGAAGAAGAACTGGTCCAGCGCCGGCCGCTGGATCGTCCCGCTGCCGTCGTGCCACAGGCCGGCGATCGCGCGCAGCAGCGAGCTCTTGCCGCAGCCGCTCTCGCCGGTGATGAACAGCGCCTCGCCGGCTTGCAGGGACAGCGACAAATCCTTGATGAGCACCCGTTCCGATTGCGGCGGGCGCAGGGTCAGCGCGTCGAGCGCCAGGTGCGCGCCCTGGCGCGTTTCGATGCGCGCCGTCCCGGATGCCGCCGCGGCGCCGGCCTCCGGCAGCACCAGGCTGGACAGGGCCTGCAGGCGCCCGATGCCGGCCACGAAGCGGCTCAGGCTCTCGAAGTTGTCGACGATGACGCCCACCGCGGCAAGCACCGCGGTGAAGGCGCCGGCCGCCTGCACCGCGCGCCCCACTTCCAGCTCGCCCGACAGCACGCCGTTGGCCAGGATCATGAAGGGCAGCACCAGGGTGAGCTGGCTGAAGCTGCGCTGGAACAGGTTGAGCGAGCATTGCTTGCGGATCAGGCGCGCGAAATTGTCGATCACCTGCTGGAACTTGCTCTCGATATGGGCGCGCTCCTGCGCCTCGCCGCGGTAGAAGGCGATCGACTCGGCGTTCTCGCGCAGGCGCATCAGGCTGAAGCGGAAGTCGGCTTCGCGCCGCAGCTGCCAGAAGTTCAGGTGGATCAGCGGGGCGCCGAACACGTACAGGG from Massilia varians encodes:
- a CDS encoding ABC transporter ATP-binding protein/permease → MKTPTIAAQGPAAQEAPAGADEGRRAAPLSLAAWKEFLSVAKPYWLGEKRRQAWTLLALLIVLMLVETKLAVMLNEQAGEMTSALAGKDGGRFWTAVRACLMTLAFAVPVYAFYYYMRDRFANQWRRWLTGRFLDGYLEGRTYYRLGAAGDIDNPDQRISEDINSFTGRSIHFLLIFLGSLMQLVAFSTVLWSISQVLVGVLALYALTGTVLALYVFGAPLIHLNFWQLRREADFRFSLMRLRENAESIAFYRGEAQERAHIESKFQQVIDNFARLIRKQCSLNLFQRSFSQLTLVLPFMILANGVLSGELEVGRAVQAAGAFTAVLAAVGVIVDNFESLSRFVAGIGRLQALSSLVLPEAGAAAASGTARIETRQGAHLALDALTLRPPQSERVLIKDLSLSLQAGEALFITGESGCGKSSLLRAIAGLWHDGSGTIQRPALDQFFFLPQQPYLQSGTLRSQLLYPSAHADLSDAQLLDILREVQLPRLAERVGGLDAVHDWEKLLSVGEQQRLAFARVLVHRPKIVILDEATSALDAANEASLYARLRSSGATLVSIAHRAAVLRHHTHVLCLKGEGAWELHEAGSWAMDTVLARRRGADAGATRTRRMPADAQTG